In Dyadobacter subterraneus, a single genomic region encodes these proteins:
- a CDS encoding TonB-dependent receptor yields the protein MKKNSIPLNYLVTAMKVTLVPFLVSLLFTGLSFAKDGLAQELLKRPISIKADEEELKTVLSSIEKTTKVRFSYIPSLVQKQKVSISANNQRLDAVLEKLLIPLQIKYTVSGNYIILNKKTAVAPVRADNLETLAPLPYLHSREVFLKGTIASADTKEPLPGVSIVLKGTSQGTTADATGNFEITVPGPESVLVFSFVGYESQEILVGNRSSLQVLLKSDVKALSEVVVVGYGTQKRSDLTGSVSSVKAEDVKNLPVRSVTEALQGRAAGVQVTRNDGAPGSSSDIVIRGVGSIGGMSPLYIVDGIRMSAGSNFNMQDIESIEILKDASAAAIYGAQAAGGVVLVTTKRGKTLDKMTINFNAYYGVRKPLNLYNMLNTADYIKAKSAFGVATSSWGDPSTLPDNDWVKDLYNNAKEQSYSLSMSGATAKTNYYLSANYQREGGTMIDNYFERYGLRSNTDFKISRKLKVGETLYAWATKTNPMVSNTFPFRSAPVVGIYDPTNTYGGWAKTGTFFTGPNLVGQEYQNHMQNGTYALEGNLYADLEIIKGLNLRSTVGLSYYNDNNYRFNEAYDYGTVANHTAFLSKDNNSTKNLTANFVLTYTKNFGKHEVKAMAGYEAYKSDKSSLHAEARGFPYVTYNLGLTNNPSSYVASGGDLPQTRLLSQFGRLNYAFADKYLVTATIRRDGSDRFGPTNKFGVFPSASVGWKMNEEAFIRDNLTYVSNLKVRASYGKLGSTSNIPQYTYQASYGGSGGTNAQGLPDGTRSKGYSLTAQLANQNIKWESVLQTDIGLDVGFLKNALNVTVDWYSRQTQDMIYQVPVPSSAGFSTTSVFTNIGKMSNKGLEIAADYRGKKGAFTYGITVNTSFNRNLVKKLDGTNNNPINDGSAGDYLESVVARTQAGQPMSQFYGYKVEGIFKTDAEVQALNEKAQQAAGGASGVYYQAAATGAGDLHFKDVNGDGKITTADKTFIGNPWPKMTYGLTLNAGWKGFEVTALFQGVQGVDVFNGNKYYTQFFVGDYNTTKDIFNTSFFNGNGLTNQPRIGYKAPDGTYVRDPNSNYTRISSFAIENGSFLKLRNLQIGYNIPKSALQALHISDLKIYLQGQNLLTFTKYSGLDPEVLGRNGTTGRGIDAIYSYPRTALYSLGINLTF from the coding sequence ATGAAAAAAAATAGTATTCCGCTAAATTATTTAGTGACAGCGATGAAAGTTACCCTGGTACCCTTTTTAGTCTCGCTTTTATTTACCGGCCTTTCCTTTGCCAAGGATGGGTTGGCACAGGAACTTTTGAAGCGTCCCATTTCCATTAAGGCGGATGAGGAAGAATTAAAAACCGTTCTTAGTTCCATCGAAAAAACAACAAAGGTAAGATTTTCATATATCCCTTCTCTTGTCCAAAAGCAGAAGGTCAGTATTTCCGCAAATAACCAGCGACTGGACGCGGTATTGGAAAAACTGCTTATTCCTTTACAAATCAAATATACAGTATCCGGAAACTACATTATACTAAACAAAAAAACCGCCGTAGCACCCGTACGTGCTGATAATCTGGAAACACTGGCTCCACTGCCCTATCTGCATTCCCGCGAGGTTTTCCTAAAAGGAACAATAGCTTCTGCGGACACAAAGGAACCACTTCCCGGAGTCAGTATTGTGTTGAAAGGGACATCGCAGGGAACCACAGCCGATGCCACAGGAAATTTCGAGATTACAGTTCCCGGCCCGGAATCAGTTCTTGTTTTCAGTTTTGTAGGTTATGAATCGCAGGAAATTCTGGTTGGAAACCGTTCCAGTTTGCAGGTTTTGCTGAAATCGGATGTAAAGGCATTGTCCGAAGTTGTCGTGGTAGGTTATGGTACTCAAAAGCGTTCAGATCTGACAGGTTCAGTGTCGTCTGTGAAGGCTGAGGACGTCAAAAATCTTCCTGTACGAAGTGTTACCGAAGCACTGCAAGGTCGTGCGGCTGGTGTGCAGGTTACAAGAAATGATGGCGCGCCTGGTTCAAGTTCGGACATTGTTATACGTGGTGTTGGTTCTATCGGAGGTATGTCGCCTTTGTATATCGTGGATGGAATCCGGATGTCGGCCGGAAGCAATTTTAATATGCAGGATATTGAATCCATTGAAATCCTGAAAGATGCCAGTGCGGCAGCTATTTATGGAGCCCAGGCAGCTGGTGGCGTTGTTTTGGTTACAACGAAGCGTGGAAAAACGCTGGATAAAATGACAATTAATTTTAATGCCTATTACGGTGTCCGAAAGCCGTTGAATCTTTATAATATGCTGAATACAGCAGATTACATCAAAGCGAAATCGGCATTCGGTGTGGCTACCAGCAGTTGGGGTGATCCAAGTACGCTTCCTGACAACGACTGGGTTAAAGATCTGTATAACAATGCAAAAGAACAAAGTTATTCTCTTTCCATGTCTGGGGCAACGGCCAAAACCAACTATTATTTATCGGCAAATTACCAACGTGAAGGCGGTACGATGATCGATAACTATTTCGAACGTTACGGTCTTCGCTCCAATACTGATTTCAAAATCAGCAGGAAACTGAAAGTCGGCGAAACTTTGTATGCCTGGGCTACAAAAACCAATCCGATGGTAAGTAATACGTTTCCTTTCCGTTCTGCACCCGTTGTTGGCATTTACGATCCGACCAATACGTACGGCGGCTGGGCTAAAACCGGAACATTTTTTACCGGTCCAAACCTTGTGGGCCAGGAATATCAGAACCATATGCAAAATGGAACTTACGCTCTGGAAGGAAATTTATATGCCGATCTGGAAATTATTAAAGGTCTAAATCTCCGTTCAACCGTTGGGCTCTCCTATTACAACGATAATAATTACAGATTCAATGAAGCTTACGATTATGGTACGGTCGCAAACCACACAGCTTTTTTAAGCAAAGACAACAACAGTACCAAAAACCTTACCGCCAACTTTGTACTTACCTATACAAAAAATTTTGGTAAACATGAAGTGAAAGCCATGGCGGGTTATGAAGCGTACAAGTCTGATAAAAGTTCATTGCATGCAGAGGCACGTGGATTTCCTTATGTGACGTACAATCTTGGACTTACTAATAACCCAAGCAGCTATGTAGCAAGCGGAGGTGATCTGCCGCAGACGCGTCTGCTTTCTCAATTCGGCCGTCTTAACTACGCATTTGCTGATAAGTACCTGGTGACCGCCACAATTCGCCGCGATGGTTCCGACCGTTTTGGCCCTACCAATAAATTTGGTGTCTTCCCCTCAGCTTCTGTTGGCTGGAAAATGAATGAAGAAGCTTTTATCCGCGACAACCTGACTTATGTTTCTAACCTTAAAGTAAGAGCAAGTTATGGTAAACTGGGAAGTACCAGCAATATTCCGCAATATACCTATCAGGCTTCTTATGGAGGTTCGGGCGGAACAAACGCGCAGGGATTACCAGATGGAACACGGTCGAAAGGTTACTCACTGACAGCCCAGCTTGCTAACCAGAATATCAAATGGGAATCAGTGCTTCAGACAGACATCGGTTTGGACGTAGGCTTTTTGAAAAATGCCCTGAATGTTACTGTTGACTGGTATAGCCGCCAGACTCAAGACATGATTTACCAGGTTCCGGTGCCAAGTTCAGCAGGTTTCAGTACGACATCGGTTTTCACAAACATAGGTAAAATGAGTAATAAAGGGCTTGAAATTGCTGCCGATTATCGTGGTAAAAAAGGTGCTTTTACATATGGAATTACGGTTAACACCTCTTTCAACAGAAACCTTGTCAAGAAACTAGACGGCACAAATAACAATCCGATCAATGACGGTTCTGCCGGGGATTATCTGGAAAGTGTCGTAGCTCGTACGCAGGCCGGACAGCCAATGAGCCAGTTTTATGGTTATAAAGTAGAAGGAATTTTCAAAACAGATGCAGAAGTTCAGGCACTTAATGAAAAGGCACAGCAGGCAGCAGGCGGCGCAAGCGGGGTATATTATCAGGCAGCGGCAACTGGTGCGGGAGATCTTCATTTTAAAGATGTAAACGGCGACGGAAAAATAACCACTGCCGACAAAACTTTCATTGGAAATCCATGGCCCAAAATGACCTATGGTCTTACGCTGAACGCAGGCTGGAAAGGATTTGAAGTCACTGCATTATTTCAGGGCGTACAAGGTGTAGATGTTTTCAATGGTAATAAATATTACACACAGTTTTTTGTGGGTGATTACAACACTACCAAGGATATTTTCAACACGTCATTTTTCAATGGTAACGGCTTAACCAACCAGCCACGAATCGGATACAAAGCGCCCGACGGAACTTATGTGCGTGACCCTAACTCGAACTATACGCGTATTTCTTCCTTTGCCATTGAAAACGGATCTTTCTTAAAACTGAGAAATTTACAGATCGGTTATAACATTCCCAAAAGCGCACTTCAGGCTTTGCACATTTCGGATCTGAAAATATACCTGCAAGGACAAAATCTGCTGACTTTCACAAAGTATTCAGGACTTGATCCTGAGGTACTAGGCCGGAATGGTACTACCGGAAGAGGTATTGATGCGATCTACTCTTATCCACGGACGGCGCTCTACTCTCTGGGTATCAATTTGACTTTTTAA
- a CDS encoding FecR family protein, with the protein MKEYKNYNLEDFLLDDSFRNWVLGEDVRLDELWIDISQRYPEKQAIILQAKDLILTWRKQNSALTNDEIEFQISRILKSTEQESIPEYKVATVNWKWWTAAATVVLALGIGWLTWRGIKPSPQPFTYNAYVTENPVPLKEIVNTTDKSLKITLPDSSIIELTPKSKISYAQPFVINKKREVFLSGEAFFRVTKDVQNPFFVYANGLLTRVVGTCFLVKASGENVEVLVRSGRVSVVAMKDVNNQKKRNTELLLTPNQQATFSAKDNLISKSIIEIPLALVKIDAKPDFNFENKPISSVFSTLEKVYGIPFVYDNTIMNKCFLRVKLNDEPFFTKLDIICQTIGASYRISDGQVIITSEGCQ; encoded by the coding sequence ATGAAAGAATATAAAAATTACAATCTTGAAGATTTTCTACTCGACGATTCTTTTAGAAATTGGGTACTCGGTGAGGATGTACGCCTGGATGAACTCTGGATCGATATCAGCCAGCGATATCCCGAGAAACAAGCCATCATTTTACAGGCCAAGGACCTGATTCTGACCTGGCGCAAACAAAATTCTGCACTTACCAACGACGAAATCGAATTTCAGATTTCACGTATTCTAAAAAGTACCGAACAGGAGTCAATACCAGAATATAAAGTTGCAACCGTGAACTGGAAATGGTGGACGGCGGCAGCAACTGTTGTTTTAGCCTTGGGAATCGGCTGGCTGACCTGGCGGGGAATAAAACCTTCTCCACAACCTTTTACATACAACGCCTATGTGACGGAGAATCCCGTTCCGTTGAAGGAAATCGTAAATACAACGGATAAATCCTTGAAAATAACTTTGCCAGATAGCAGCATTATTGAATTGACACCAAAAAGCAAGATCAGTTATGCTCAGCCTTTTGTCATAAATAAAAAAAGAGAAGTTTTTCTTTCCGGAGAAGCCTTTTTCAGAGTAACCAAGGATGTGCAGAACCCATTTTTTGTTTACGCCAACGGACTTCTCACACGCGTGGTCGGTACCTGTTTTTTAGTAAAAGCATCTGGCGAAAATGTTGAAGTACTGGTAAGAAGCGGCCGTGTGTCGGTGGTTGCCATGAAAGATGTCAACAATCAGAAAAAACGAAATACCGAATTACTGCTCACACCGAATCAACAGGCTACTTTCTCTGCCAAAGACAATCTGATATCAAAATCCATTATTGAAATCCCGCTTGCACTGGTTAAGATTGATGCAAAACCAGATTTCAATTTTGAAAACAAGCCCATTTCATCTGTTTTTTCAACACTTGAAAAGGTATATGGAATTCCTTTTGTCTATGATAATACCATTATGAATAAATGTTTCCTCAGAGTAAAATTAAATGACGAGCCTTTCTTTACCAAGCTGGATATCATCTGCCAGACAATCGGCGCCAGTTACCGGATTAGCGACGGACAGGTAATTATCACCAGTGAAGGCTGCCAGTAA
- a CDS encoding RNA polymerase sigma factor, which translates to MEKDTLLWQRFKEGDRTAFESMIRIYYRPLFEYGRKIMHDPDMLKDCIHDLFTSLWERRASIGNTDHIKPYLLTSLRNRIFKEKQRSDLLVTIEDWQEEAIMSEDAVDIKIISTDATLENEHRIHHIMHTLTRRQQEIIHLKFYENLSNDEIAVVMAISRPAVSNLLHQSLKLFREKWLSLLCMIIILFLLF; encoded by the coding sequence ATGGAAAAGGATACGTTGCTCTGGCAAAGATTTAAAGAGGGAGACCGCACGGCCTTTGAATCAATGATTAGAATATATTATCGGCCATTATTTGAGTATGGCAGAAAAATCATGCATGATCCTGATATGCTAAAAGACTGCATACATGATCTTTTCACTTCACTTTGGGAGAGAAGAGCTTCTATTGGAAATACAGATCATATCAAACCCTATCTTTTAACAAGCCTGCGCAACCGGATTTTTAAAGAAAAACAAAGATCTGATTTGCTTGTTACCATAGAAGACTGGCAGGAAGAGGCAATAATGTCGGAGGATGCTGTGGATATAAAGATTATTTCAACAGATGCTACCTTAGAAAATGAGCACAGGATACATCACATTATGCACACACTTACCCGTCGCCAGCAGGAAATCATCCATCTTAAATTTTACGAAAATCTGTCCAACGACGAAATAGCTGTCGTCATGGCAATATCCCGTCCTGCGGTTTCAAATCTGCTTCACCAATCGTTAAAATTGTTTCGGGAAAAATGGCTCTCCCTGCTTTGCATGATTATTATTCTATTCTTACTGTTCTGA
- a CDS encoding YceI family protein produces MKRISLVLLLSVFSLAGFAQTTWKSDKAHSQLKFDITHMGVSTVSGAFTDFDATIKSSKPDFSDAVFELTGKTASINTGIDKRNDHLKSADFFDATANPELSFKSTSVKKTGNDKYQLTGDLTLHGVTKPVTLELWYRGTVTNPMNKKPVAGFRATGTIKRADFALGTKFAPPMLSEEVSITADGEFGQQ; encoded by the coding sequence ATGAAAAGAATTTCCCTTGTTCTCTTGTTGTCAGTTTTTTCGCTTGCCGGTTTTGCACAAACTACATGGAAATCTGATAAGGCACATTCGCAGCTTAAATTTGACATTACGCATATGGGCGTATCCACAGTTTCAGGAGCTTTTACTGATTTTGATGCGACCATTAAATCATCCAAACCTGATTTCAGTGACGCGGTTTTTGAATTGACCGGCAAAACAGCATCCATCAACACTGGTATTGACAAAAGAAATGACCACCTTAAATCGGCTGACTTTTTCGATGCGACGGCTAATCCTGAACTGAGTTTCAAAAGCACTTCGGTTAAAAAGACAGGAAATGATAAATATCAATTAACCGGCGACCTTACGCTTCACGGCGTTACCAAACCGGTAACCCTGGAACTTTGGTACCGTGGAACGGTTACCAATCCGATGAACAAAAAGCCTGTTGCAGGATTTCGCGCAACTGGTACGATCAAACGTGCTGATTTTGCGCTCGGTACAAAATTTGCTCCTCCTATGTTAAGTGAAGAGGTTAGTATCACAGCAGATGGTGAATTTGGACAGCAATAA
- a CDS encoding NADPH-dependent FMN reductase, whose protein sequence is MYNLKIISSTVRPGRKGPLVAAWITEVAKKHPDFNVELLDLGEIKLPMMDEANHPVMKKYEHAHSKKWSATIEEADAFIFVTAEYDFNYPAPLRNALEYLYHEWGYKAAGIVSYGGLSGGTRSANSLKGDLSTFKIVPIYDAVNFPMFTQHITDEGVFSPGESSYKAAEAMLKELLRWTKGLKIIKEDKG, encoded by the coding sequence ATGTACAATTTGAAAATTATTTCGTCAACAGTGCGGCCCGGAAGAAAAGGTCCGCTGGTGGCGGCCTGGATTACCGAGGTTGCCAAAAAGCACCCGGATTTCAATGTTGAACTCCTTGATCTTGGGGAAATAAAATTGCCGATGATGGATGAAGCCAACCATCCGGTGATGAAAAAATATGAACATGCCCATTCCAAAAAATGGAGCGCAACCATTGAAGAAGCCGATGCTTTTATTTTTGTAACGGCTGAATATGACTTCAATTATCCCGCACCGTTGCGAAATGCGCTGGAATATCTTTATCATGAATGGGGATACAAAGCAGCAGGGATTGTCAGTTATGGCGGTTTATCAGGAGGCACAAGATCAGCCAATAGTTTGAAAGGGGATCTTTCTACTTTTAAAATTGTACCTATTTACGATGCGGTAAATTTCCCGATGTTTACGCAGCATATCACCGATGAAGGTGTGTTTTCGCCGGGAGAATCATCGTATAAAGCAGCTGAGGCTATGCTCAAAGAATTGTTGAGATGGACAAAAGGGCTTAAAATTATTAAGGAAGATAAAGGCTGA
- a CDS encoding cytochrome d ubiquinol oxidase subunit II: MLYVVIIYLWTSILLYLLLGGADFGAGIIELFTSKANKIQTRKTLYEAIGPIWEANHMWLIIAIVILFVGFPVIYSTMSVYLHIPLTIMLLGIIARGTAFTFRHYDAVKDDMQDLYNPIFAYSSFVTPFFLGIIAGSAVSGHIDLKADNFLDAYIFSWLHWFSVSVGLFTVAICGFLAAVFLIGETDNEHDRLRFIRKAKAFNIAAVICGSLVFVSSLIEDIPLIDWVFGNIVGIIAITAATLSLAVLWYLMYKGKANILRILAGFQVTMILLTTTYRHYPNIVILKNGGYLSLIEHSGHEKTIEALAMALLIGSIFILPALFYLIYSFQKKKVDYATD; this comes from the coding sequence ATGTTATACGTAGTCATCATATATCTCTGGACTTCCATTCTGCTTTATCTGCTGCTGGGCGGAGCAGATTTTGGAGCGGGCATTATTGAGCTTTTTACTTCGAAAGCCAATAAAATTCAGACCAGAAAAACGCTCTACGAAGCCATTGGTCCGATTTGGGAAGCTAATCATATGTGGCTGATCATTGCCATTGTAATATTGTTTGTCGGTTTTCCGGTCATTTACAGCACCATGTCAGTTTATCTGCATATTCCTTTAACGATTATGCTTTTAGGAATTATCGCCCGTGGAACGGCTTTTACTTTCAGACATTACGATGCCGTGAAAGACGATATGCAGGATCTTTATAACCCGATTTTTGCCTATTCAAGTTTTGTCACGCCCTTTTTTCTAGGCATTATTGCGGGAAGTGCAGTATCGGGGCATATTGATTTGAAAGCTGATAATTTTTTAGACGCTTACATTTTTAGCTGGCTGCACTGGTTTTCAGTTTCTGTCGGTTTGTTTACAGTAGCCATTTGTGGTTTTTTGGCAGCCGTTTTTCTGATTGGGGAAACTGATAATGAACATGACAGGTTACGTTTTATCCGCAAGGCTAAGGCTTTTAATATTGCCGCTGTCATTTGCGGTTCACTGGTTTTTGTTTCTTCGCTGATAGAAGATATTCCTTTGATCGATTGGGTATTTGGCAATATTGTCGGCATCATCGCTATCACCGCAGCTACGCTTTCCCTGGCAGTGCTCTGGTATCTGATGTACAAAGGCAAAGCAAATATCCTTCGTATTCTGGCTGGATTTCAGGTTACCATGATTCTTTTAACGACCACCTATCGTCATTATCCCAACATTGTAATTTTGAAAAATGGTGGATATCTTTCACTGATCGAACATAGCGGTCATGAAAAAACAATTGAGGCGCTTGCCATGGCATTATTGATTGGAAGTATTTTTATTCTGCCAGCTTTATTTTATCTCATTTACAGCTTTCAAAAGAAGAAAGTCGATTATGCGACGGATTAA
- a CDS encoding cytochrome ubiquinol oxidase subunit I, which produces MDNFLAARSQMALSLGFHIIFSCIGMVMPFFMAVAHYYYLKTDKIVYKNVTKAWSKGVAIFFATGAVSGTVLSFELGLLWPKFMEHAGPIFGMPFSLEGTAFFIEAIALGFFLYGWDRFNKWFHWFTGVIVGVSGLASGILVVAANAWMNSPAGFDFVDGQYINVDPIKAMFNKAWFSQSLHMSLAAFAATGFAVAGVHALMIIRRQNVYFHTKSFTIAAVFGCVAAVLQPLSGDISAKDVAKRQPAKLAAMEAHFFTEKSAGLVIGGIPDPKNKKVDYGIKIPGLLSFMAHGDFSSEVTGLDKFPEKNQPPVPVTHYAFQIMVGLGMAMMAVSFLYFFALWKKKTWLQSDWLLKLFVAATPLGFLAVEAGWTVTEVGRQPWIIYNVMRTADAVTPMPGIGYSFYMFTLMYFSLAAIVIFMLYRQIKMVPKLYDLPEGAQK; this is translated from the coding sequence ATGGATAATTTCCTGGCTGCAAGATCCCAAATGGCCCTTTCTTTGGGCTTCCACATTATATTTTCATGTATCGGGATGGTCATGCCGTTTTTTATGGCAGTGGCACATTACTATTATTTAAAAACAGATAAAATTGTTTACAAAAATGTAACGAAAGCGTGGAGCAAGGGCGTTGCTATTTTCTTTGCAACCGGCGCGGTTTCAGGTACGGTATTGTCCTTTGAACTGGGACTTCTCTGGCCTAAATTCATGGAACATGCAGGGCCAATTTTCGGTATGCCTTTCTCTCTGGAAGGAACTGCTTTTTTTATTGAAGCCATCGCCCTTGGATTCTTTTTATATGGCTGGGACCGGTTCAACAAATGGTTTCACTGGTTTACAGGAGTTATTGTCGGTGTGAGTGGACTAGCTTCCGGAATCCTGGTTGTGGCTGCAAATGCCTGGATGAATAGTCCGGCCGGTTTTGATTTTGTTGACGGACAATATATCAATGTTGACCCGATAAAAGCGATGTTCAACAAAGCCTGGTTTTCACAATCGCTGCATATGTCGCTGGCTGCTTTTGCGGCTACTGGGTTTGCTGTCGCCGGTGTTCATGCGCTGATGATTATCAGGAGACAAAATGTCTATTTCCATACCAAATCATTTACTATTGCGGCTGTTTTTGGATGTGTAGCCGCCGTTCTTCAACCGTTAAGCGGAGATATTTCTGCAAAAGATGTAGCAAAAAGACAGCCGGCAAAACTGGCCGCGATGGAAGCACATTTCTTCACAGAAAAATCAGCCGGATTGGTTATAGGTGGAATTCCTGATCCAAAAAACAAAAAAGTAGATTACGGAATCAAGATACCTGGTCTGCTCAGTTTCATGGCGCATGGTGATTTTAGCTCAGAAGTTACAGGTCTTGATAAATTTCCGGAGAAAAATCAGCCGCCGGTTCCTGTTACACATTATGCTTTCCAAATTATGGTCGGTTTGGGAATGGCCATGATGGCGGTTTCATTTTTATATTTTTTCGCGCTTTGGAAAAAGAAAACCTGGCTCCAAAGTGACTGGCTCCTCAAACTTTTCGTAGCAGCCACTCCGCTAGGATTTCTGGCAGTTGAAGCCGGTTGGACGGTTACAGAAGTTGGTCGCCAGCCTTGGATTATTTACAATGTTATGCGCACAGCGGATGCGGTGACGCCTATGCCGGGGATTGGATACTCCTTTTATATGTTTACACTCATGTACTTTTCGCTCGCAGCCATCGTAATTTTCATGTTATACCGCCAAATCAAAATGGTACCCAAGCTCTACGATTTACCAGAAGGAGCACAAAAATAG
- a CDS encoding right-handed parallel beta-helix repeat-containing protein — protein sequence MLRFRLIFYFLLVTLPAICQVQKIYVSPNGQDKNTGTIDKPFKTLKKALLASEAFTGKAVSIQLRNGTYYLPETIVIKANGKLPEKLEIKPFGKEKVVISAGRKLNPDWQLFKNGIYRTSVPPDISFERLYVDGILQTMARYPNADTTAGIFNGTAEDATYYVRVLSWGNPFGGYVHALDENKKGSLHYKITGVDDTDNVELDGGWQFNKPVHPDKSIHFVENIFAELDKPGEWYFDRSLHFLYFLPSKNTNLSKAMIEVSNLKNSIELQGSAQHPVRNVILENLEFRHNERSFMESKEAVSGSDWNVYRGGALLLNGTETCAIKGCSFTDLGGNAIMLSGYNKNDTIANCLVSYVGASAVSLIGNDKVETANSRQISISNNIIHHTGEIEKQGRGIHLSNVRQISISGNKIYHIPADAIKIDKVSKEEITNTNNKIFDEFIEINLP from the coding sequence ATGCTGCGTTTTCGTCTAATTTTTTACTTTTTACTTGTGACTTTGCCTGCGATTTGTCAGGTTCAAAAAATATATGTTTCGCCAAATGGGCAGGATAAAAATACCGGGACAATTGACAAACCATTTAAAACTTTGAAGAAAGCGTTACTGGCGAGTGAAGCTTTTACCGGGAAAGCAGTAAGTATTCAATTGAGAAATGGTACTTATTATTTGCCAGAAACTATTGTGATCAAAGCCAATGGGAAACTTCCGGAAAAACTTGAAATAAAGCCTTTTGGAAAAGAAAAAGTAGTCATAAGCGCAGGAAGAAAGTTAAATCCGGACTGGCAGTTATTCAAAAATGGAATATACAGGACCAGTGTACCTCCCGATATTTCTTTTGAAAGATTATATGTCGACGGCATTTTACAAACCATGGCGAGATATCCAAATGCGGATACAACGGCAGGAATTTTTAATGGTACCGCTGAGGATGCAACTTATTATGTCCGGGTTTTAAGCTGGGGAAATCCGTTTGGCGGTTATGTGCATGCGCTTGATGAAAATAAAAAGGGAAGTCTGCATTATAAAATCACAGGTGTCGATGATACTGATAATGTGGAACTTGACGGTGGATGGCAATTCAATAAGCCGGTTCATCCCGATAAATCCATTCATTTTGTTGAAAACATTTTTGCGGAACTGGATAAACCAGGAGAATGGTATTTTGATAGATCACTCCATTTTTTGTATTTCCTTCCTAGTAAAAATACAAATTTATCAAAGGCAATGATTGAAGTTTCAAATCTGAAAAATAGTATCGAATTGCAAGGTTCCGCACAACATCCGGTTCGAAATGTAATTCTGGAAAACCTGGAATTCAGGCATAATGAACGCTCATTTATGGAAAGTAAAGAGGCCGTTTCGGGCAGCGATTGGAATGTTTACAGAGGAGGCGCCTTGCTTTTAAATGGTACTGAGACTTGCGCGATTAAAGGTTGCAGTTTTACTGATTTAGGCGGAAATGCAATCATGTTGTCCGGTTATAATAAAAACGATACAATAGCCAATTGTTTGGTCAGTTATGTTGGAGCAAGCGCGGTTTCTTTAATCGGAAATGATAAAGTTGAAACTGCTAATTCCAGGCAAATTTCTATCAGCAATAACATAATTCATCATACAGGAGAAATAGAAAAGCAGGGGAGAGGAATTCATCTTTCCAATGTCAGACAAATATCGATTTCGGGTAACAAGATTTATCATATTCCTGCTGACGCAATTAAAATTGACAAGGTTTCCAAGGAAGAAATTACTAATACAAACAACAAAATTTTCGATGAATTCATAGAAATAAATCTTCCGTAA